The DNA region GGTCTACCTGCTCGCGGATAAAATTCCCCTCGCCATGGCGACTTTCCACCAAACCGATGATCTGTAACGCACTAAGGGCCTCACGGATGGAGGTTCTACTCACCTGTAGCTGCTCCACAAGCTCCCGCTCAGACGGTAGTTTATCGCCCCGCTTCAGCTCCCCGCTTTTAATCATCGCCTTGATTTGTGCGATTACTTGCTGATAGACTTTCACATCTTTAATCGGCGTAAAAATCGTAATCACCTCCAACCTTATGTATATCTGGACAGGTGGTCTGACCAGTTGTCTCCAGTCTAACCCGACCATCCAAACCTGTCAACAGCAGCGGGGACGTTTCCGTCTGGCAGGCAAACAAACTCTCCTGACCCGCAACCAGGTTTGATTTTGCCCATGCAACCTCCGTCCCCGAATGGGCACAACCTCCGTCCCCGAATGGGCAGAATGGGCACACCTGCCAACCGCCAGCGGGGACTTCCCACTGGCTGAAGATAAACTAACTCCCCTCTAAGAGCAGAACTTTTACCCTGAGGGGAGTTATAATTACTGGCAGCAGCCGAACTTTATTTCTCCGGCCCGGTCTTTTAGCATAGCGCTCAAATGCTCTCCCGAGCAGCTCTGGCACGCATTTTGGCCTGCGAAGACATTCCAAAGCCGCCGCAATACATCTACTAGAACCTTGATCATGTTGCCACCTCCACTATAATAAATTCGTTATAAGTTGATACAGGGTCCCCAAGACAACTCCTCCAGCCAGGACAATACCGACATAAAACCCGATCGCCCGCCTTTTAATAACTGTAGCCATACCGACCATTACGCTGACACTGGTCCCCTGACCGGCAATCAGGAAGGCCAGCACAGCCCCCTCGCCAGCACCGGCATCAAGGAATGTTTCCAGAAGCGGCAGGCCGGCAGCGCCACTTACATATAGCGGCAGACCAATCAATGCTGCCAGGGGCACTGCGTAGAACTTCTCGGGACTAAATAACATCAGAATTGCTTCCGTAGGTATAAAGAGCTCCACCAGGCGCCCAATCGCGATAAACAGCATGAAGAAAATCAGCACCCGCTTGATACCCAATTCATAAATTTGTCGGACTACTTCATCCAAGCGCCAACGCCGGTACCAAACCGGGGGCGATGGAGCAACACTACAGCAAGCGGTTTCCCGGGCCGCGCTGCATCCGCACGCGGGGGTGGCAAGGCGGTACTGGTCTTTAAAAATTCCTGTCCGCTTTTCCAAATAAGACGCCAACAAGCCGCCACCAATGCCAAGAACTATTGCCGACACCAGACCAGCGGCAGCCAGGCGGGGCCCCAGAAACCCGGCCTGAAAAATGATCTGGGTCGGACTGGTCAGAGGCGAAGTGAGCAGAAACGCCATCACTGTTCCCCAGGGCAGGGCAGACACGAACATTGCCAAGAGCACCGCCATCGTCCCGCAGGCGCAAAAGGGCGTAAACGCGCCTATACCTACCGCCCCGGCGATTGATGCCCCGGAACGCTTTTGCATCCTGCGAACCAGCTTGTCGCCAAAATAAACACGGATAACAACCGCCGTCACAATTCCCAGGGTAAGAATCCACCAGTCCAAGCGCAGATAGCGGATAACAGCTAGGATAATTTCATTGAGAATCTCAAGCAAACCCATAATACCTCCTATTTGTATCATACAAGTATTTATTTAAAAATTTTAGCAGCAAAACGGTTTAACTTTCTCAAATGCCATGAGTAATGTATTTACCGATTTCAGCACCGACTCCACTTCCCCCTGGGGAATTGCCTGGATAATTAAGCTGTAGTATTCTCTAACGGCCTGGGACAGCTCCCCTACAGCCTCTTTGCCTGTCTCCGTCAATCGCACATGAATCACTCGCCGGTCTTCCGGGGAGCGTTCCCGCACCAGGTAGCCATCCCGAACCAACGTGGAAACAATTCGGGTCATGGTGCTGGTATCCAGGTTCATCTTTTCGCTCAACTGATTCATAGTCAAGGCGGCGTGTTGCTGGACGTTGAACAAAGTATAACATTGGGACATAGTAAACCCATGGCGGGAAAGTTTGCCGCGCTCAAAAATCTGCAATGTTCGCACCATGTTTTGAATCAATTCGCCCAGTTCGTCTACACAACAATTATGGTTAGTATCAACCACGGTAATCACCTCGCAAACTAATTGTATTATACAAATAGTTTGTTGTCAACCTTTTCTTTTTAAAAATAACCGGTGCCAGCGACACCGGGTAAGTTGACGTGTCGATTTTGCCCATCTAACCTCCGTCCCCGAATGGGCAAGGAGTGTGGTGGCATACTGAAGATAACAAACAACAAGGAGGTCGATTAATTAATGGGCACCATACAAGTTGATGTCCGCTCCCTTGCCCCGGCGCAAAGGCACAGCACAATCATGGAACGCTTTCACTCCCTCAAGCCTGGCCAGGCAATGGAGCTAATCAATGACCACGAACCTAAACCCTTGTATTATCAGTTTCAAGCCGAATATCCCGACACCTTCGACTGGGAGTACCTTGAGGAAGGGCCCGAGGATTGGCGGGTAAAAATCACAAAGAAGTAACTGCCCATATGGGGACGGAGGTTTGTTGGGCACTTTCCGACAGAGAAAAGGCCGGGAAAGCACCCACACAACCCGGCCTCTATTTTCTGCATTCTCCCCCCAGGCGGACTTGA from Bacillota bacterium includes:
- a CDS encoding MarR family transcriptional regulator, whose amino-acid sequence is MVDTNHNCCVDELGELIQNMVRTLQIFERGKLSRHGFTMSQCYTLFNVQQHAALTMNQLSEKMNLDTSTMTRIVSTLVRDGYLVRERSPEDRRVIHVRLTETGKEAVGELSQAVREYYSLIIQAIPQGEVESVLKSVNTLLMAFEKVKPFCC
- a CDS encoding DUF2249 domain-containing protein, producing MGTIQVDVRSLAPAQRHSTIMERFHSLKPGQAMELINDHEPKPLYYQFQAEYPDTFDWEYLEEGPEDWRVKITKK